CGCGCGTGATCTGTGCGCGCGGGGTCAAACGCCCCGACGCACACCCGTTCCAGCGCGTTCAGGCGGGTGATCACGCGGGCCAATGGCGCAACAACGTCCAGCGACTTGGCCTCGATCGCGATAAAAAGGTCTGGAAATTCTTCCAGAATATTCTCTAGGCGCGGGATGGATGCACCGTTTCTGGTGCGAATGGTCTGCAATTCTGCCCAGCGTGTCGCGGCAATCTGGCGCGTATCACCACAAATGCGGTGCAGGCTGTCGTCATGATGGACCACAACAACCCCGTCGCTGGTGGCATGCACGTCCAGCTCGACATGCGTATAGCCCAGTTCAACCGCATGCCGGAACGCAGGCAGGGTGTTTTCCTCGGCTTCCAGCGCGCCGCCGCGGTGGGCAAAACAGCGCGCGCCGGGGCTGGTCAGAAAGGGGTGGGTGCTTAATCGTGCCATGGGCGGCATTTTGCGCCTTTTGCGCGCGGTGTCGAGTGGGGTGAGATGCGCGGGCGCAGAAAATCCTGTCCGCACGGCGTGCCATCTCATCCTAAAGGACAGATTTGCCAAGGGGCATCGTCAATGCAATGGTGTGTCCTGTCGCAGCAAGCAGGGCCAGAATCATGCGCTATCGCCACGATCAGATTCCCGAAATCGCCCTAGGCTGGCATCACGACGGGCGCGGGGCAGCGCTTGCAACCGTGATCCAGACATGGGGGTCCGCGCCGCGTCAGGCGGGCAGCCAGCTTGCAATTTCAGGTGATGGCGAAATCATGGGGTCGGTGTCTGGCGGCTGTGTCGAAGGCGCGGTCGTGATGGAAGCATTGGACGCGTTGCGCGCAGGCACGCCGCGCATTGTGGAATTCGGGGTCAGCGATGACACGGCGTTTGAAGTGGGGCTTGCCTGCGGGGGCACCATCCGCATTCTGGTAGAACCCGTTGGCGACACAGCGCCCGCGCTGCCACCCGCCCTGCTGTCCGATATTGTCGCGGCCCGTGCCACGCGCCGCGCGGTCGCATGTGTGACGGATCTGGTGACATGGGCGCGCTGGCTTGCGGGGCCAAACGACAGCAAGCTTGCAGCGCAGTTCCGCGCTGACCGGTCTGGCCTGAATGATGCAGGCCAACTGGTCACGCTGCACAACCCGCCCTTGCGGCTGGTGGTCGTAGGCGCCGTGCATATCGCGCAGGCGCTGCTGCCCATGGCGCGGCTGGCGGGCTATGATCCGGTATTGGTAGACCCGCGCGAAGCGTTCGGTGCGCAGGCGCGCTTTCCGGCTGAGAGTATATCCCATGACTGGCCTGATGACGCACTGGCCGCCATCGGGCTGGATGCGCGCAGTGCGGTTGTCACGCTGACGCATGATTCTAAGCTGGATGATCCGGCCATCATTGCGGCGCTGCAATCAGATGTGTTTTATCTGGGCTGTCTGGGGTCCACGCGCACCCATGCCAAACGGCTGGAGCGGCTGCGCGCCGCCGGTCTGGATGATGCGCAACTGTCGCGTATTCATGCGCCCGTGGGGCTGAATATCGGTGCCAGAACACCGGCAGAAAT
Above is a window of Roseinatronobacter sp. S2 DNA encoding:
- a CDS encoding glycerophosphodiester phosphodiesterase, yielding MARLSTHPFLTSPGARCFAHRGGALEAEENTLPAFRHAVELGYTHVELDVHATSDGVVVVHHDDSLHRICGDTRQIAATRWAELQTIRTRNGASIPRLENILEEFPDLFIAIEAKSLDVVAPLARVITRLNALERVCVGAFDPARTDHARQLLGPDLLWSPAHMQVARLWAAGWGLPLALDDFAVVQVPLNWRGIPLVTPRFLKAAHRRGVHVQVWTVNDSAQMQTLLDWGVDGLMTDRPSVLNDVMARIHPA
- a CDS encoding XdhC family protein; the encoded protein is MRYRHDQIPEIALGWHHDGRGAALATVIQTWGSAPRQAGSQLAISGDGEIMGSVSGGCVEGAVVMEALDALRAGTPRIVEFGVSDDTAFEVGLACGGTIRILVEPVGDTAPALPPALLSDIVAARATRRAVACVTDLVTWARWLAGPNDSKLAAQFRADRSGLNDAGQLVTLHNPPLRLVVVGAVHIAQALLPMARLAGYDPVLVDPREAFGAQARFPAESISHDWPDDALAAIGLDARSAVVTLTHDSKLDDPAIIAALQSDVFYLGCLGSTRTHAKRLERLRAAGLDDAQLSRIHAPVGLNIGARTPAEIAVATLAQITQALRGARA